A portion of the Diprion similis isolate iyDipSimi1 chromosome 4, iyDipSimi1.1, whole genome shotgun sequence genome contains these proteins:
- the LOC124405923 gene encoding protein artichoke-like, producing the protein MAMYDHFLLLILVCVSVFGIGQSYEEKTPVTICTQAELTLNLDEIGLTSLPNNFVSNEFLKTLSLQYNSIEHISVDTFVSVPNLSHLSLANNNLTTFQLRPFSTLQNLETLDLNGNCQLPTELDGDLTFPDDDDSDDNIIKTPSSYVDVHYCNFYVDAELPNLKYLHIENNRIYKIFTTGSNKLPSLTHVYLSYNLLRKPRDTTTALKQMAPSMTNLYMKNCGITELELLTTVIEVDLDDNNIKSICNRYCLSSSLSLQKAERLEILSMNNNEISLIENDAFNDTINLKKLDLSRNHLSEIRDGTFDNLHKLTYLSLEGNEFTTLSGEYTLSGLVNLEYLFFGGNNISYISTGFFDHLSKLVTLDMSYNRLTSIETTLCSKLTSLQKLSFYGNRLSSIHLADLKSIISIDLDDNNFTASTYISLVNLPNLESLYLRENPLRLINVDWLRGKPENMSISLGSDCAPEKDDFYNSSPIQIILDD; encoded by the coding sequence ATGGCGATGTATGACCACTTTCTGTTGCTGATATTGGTCTGCGTATCAGTGTTTGGCATCGGTCAGAGTTATGAAGAAAAGACGCCTGTAACAATTTGTACCCAAGCTGAATTGACTTTGAACCTTGATGAAATTGGATTAACCAGCTTGCCAAACAACTTCGTcagcaatgaatttttgaagaccCTTTCGTTGCAATATAATTCAATCGAACATATCTCAGTAGACACTTTTGTGTCCGTACCAAATTTATCTCATCTCAGCTTGGCAAACAATAACCTTACGACCTTTCAACTCAGACCATTTTCAACGCTGCAGAATTTAGAGACATTAGATTTGAATGGAAATTGTCAATTGCCAACCGAATTAGATGGAGATTTGACGTTTCCAGATGACGACGACAGTGATGATAACATCATTAAAACGCCGTCCTCATACGTGGATGTTcattattgcaatttttacgTTGATGCAGAGCTTCCGAATCTGAAATACTTGCACATCGAAAATAATCGcatctataaaatattcactACTGGTTCCAACAAGCTTCCATCACTGACTCACGTATACCTGTCCTACAACTTGTTAAGAAAGCCCAGAGATACGACGACGGCTCTGAAACAGATGGCTCCATCTATGACCAACCTTTATATGAAGAACTGTGGAATTACGGAATTAGAATTATTAACAACAGTGATCGAAGTTGATCTGGATGATAACAATATTAAAAGCATCTGCAACAGATATTGCTTGAGCTCATCGTTGTCGCTACAGAAAGCTGAAAGACTAGAAATCTTGTccatgaataataatgaaatttcactGATAGAAAACGACGCATTCAACGATACCATAAACTTGAAAAAGCTCGATCTGTCAAGGAATCATTTGTCGGAAATAAGAGACGGAACTTTTGATAATTTACATAAACTGACATATCTTTCCCTCGAAGGAAACGAATTTACTACGCTGAGTGGGGAATATACGTTGAGCGGTCTAGTCAACCTCGAATATCTGTTTTTTGGCGGCAAcaatatatcatatatttctACTGGATTTTTCGACCACTTGTCAAAATTGGTGACGCTGGACATGAGCTACAATAGATTAACTTCCATCGAAACGACATTGTGTTCAAAATTAACGAGCTTACAAAAATTGTCGTTCTATGGAAATCGGCTGTCAAGCATACATTTGGCTGATTTGAAGTCGATCATTAGCATAGATCTCGATGATAACAATTTCACAGCAAGTACGTATATTTCTTTAGTAAACCTCCCCAACTTAGAAAGCTTATATCTAAGAGAAAATCCATTGCGTCTTATAAATGTTGATTGGCTTAGAGGTAAACCGGAAAATATGTCAATCTCATTGGGAAGCGACTGTgcacctgaaaaagatgatttttataactcttCGCCGATCCAAATAATTCTCGACGACTGA